From the Chiroxiphia lanceolata isolate bChiLan1 chromosome Z, bChiLan1.pri, whole genome shotgun sequence genome, one window contains:
- the CCDC152 gene encoding coiled-coil domain-containing protein 152 isoform X3, whose amino-acid sequence MNRSDEETMKKNSVVNLDKLLDDFSEIEKKISEINEANNLLIHQLEKCNRLLTLSQSKEESIKEECTTLQNVISGLTQTIESQCNVKDENDRLKDTIHTLEDKLKASEEEYKDQIEKLMKEIKNKEDDHKLEITQLNCDIRKKFEVKEMEYREEREKKELEILELTRQLKIQNEEKQNEIIKLQIEKLQHLQEEKNKEIEFLRNTIKDLEQRLHKGQDLHLKRKRF is encoded by the exons atgaatcgCAGTGATGAAGAAACGATGAAAAAAAACAGTGTGGTGAACCTTGATAAACTTTTAGATGACTTCTCAGAGATAGAAAAG aaaatatcagaaattaaTGAAGCAAACAACCTACTGATTCATCAGCTGGAAAAATGTAACAGGTTGCTAACATTAAGCCAATCAAAGGAGGAATCAATAAAAGAAG aatGCACTACTTTACAGAATGTGATAAGTGGTCTAACACAAACCATTGAAAGCCAGTGTAATGTCAAAG ATGAAAATGATAGACTGAAGGATACCATTCACACCTTGGAAGATAAATTAAAGGCTTCTGAAGAG GAATATAAAGATCAGATAGAGAAActcatgaaagaaattaaaaacaaagaggaCGACCATAAATTAGAAATAACACAGTTGAATTGcgatataaggaaaaaat TTGAAGTAAAAGAAATGGAGTatagagaagagagagagaaaaaagaactggaaataCTAGAGCTAACGAGACAgctgaaaattcaaaatgaagagaagcaaaatgaaataattaaactgCAGATAGAG AAgctgcagcatctccaggaggagaaaaacaaggaaattgAATTTCTCCGAAACACCATAAAAGACTTAGAACAACGTCTTCATAAAGGCCAAGACTTGCACTTAAAACGGAAGCGATTTTGA
- the CCDC152 gene encoding coiled-coil domain-containing protein 152 isoform X1, protein MNRSDEETMKKNSVVNLDKLLDDFSEIEKKISEINEANNLLIHQLEKCNRLLTLSQSKEESIKEECTTLQNVISGLTQTIESQCNVKDENDRLKDTIHTLEDKLKASEEEYKDQIEKLMKEIKNKEDDHKLEITQLNCDIRKKFEVKEMEYREEREKKELEILELTRQLKIQNEEKQNEIIKLQIEFNAKLARAQDKTTKSFSDASVLPQSIYRRVCALIVRGQQELYCYSLFETGLPWVLSVSVCSLPHIPPTPRQLNS, encoded by the exons atgaatcgCAGTGATGAAGAAACGATGAAAAAAAACAGTGTGGTGAACCTTGATAAACTTTTAGATGACTTCTCAGAGATAGAAAAG aaaatatcagaaattaaTGAAGCAAACAACCTACTGATTCATCAGCTGGAAAAATGTAACAGGTTGCTAACATTAAGCCAATCAAAGGAGGAATCAATAAAAGAAG aatGCACTACTTTACAGAATGTGATAAGTGGTCTAACACAAACCATTGAAAGCCAGTGTAATGTCAAAG ATGAAAATGATAGACTGAAGGATACCATTCACACCTTGGAAGATAAATTAAAGGCTTCTGAAGAG GAATATAAAGATCAGATAGAGAAActcatgaaagaaattaaaaacaaagaggaCGACCATAAATTAGAAATAACACAGTTGAATTGcgatataaggaaaaaat TTGAAGTAAAAGAAATGGAGTatagagaagagagagagaaaaaagaactggaaataCTAGAGCTAACGAGACAgctgaaaattcaaaatgaagagaagcaaaatgaaataattaaactgCAGATAGAG TTCAATGCTAAATTAGCAAGAGCTCAGGATAAAACCACCAAGTCATTTTCAGATGCTTCTGTCTTGCCACAAAGTATCTATCGAAGGGTATGTGCTTTAATAGTCCGTGGTCAACAGGAGCTGTACTGTTACAGCCTGTTTGAAACAGGACTTCCCTGGGttttgtctgtgtctgtgtgttctCTCCCACATATCCCTCCCACACCTAGACAActaaattcatag
- the CCDC152 gene encoding coiled-coil domain-containing protein 152 isoform X2 — protein sequence MNRSDEETMKKNSVVNLDKLLDDFSEIEKKISEINEANNLLIHQLEKCNRLLTLSQSKEESIKEECTTLQNVISGLTQTIESQCNVKDENDRLKDTIHTLEDKLKASEEEYKDQIEKLMKEIKNKEDDHKLEITQLNCDIRKKFEVKEMEYREEREKKELEILELTRQLKIQNEEKQNEIIKLQIEFNAKLARAQDKTTKSFSDASVLPQSIYRRKLQHLQEEKNKEIEFLRNTIKDLEQRLHKGQDLHLKRKRF from the exons atgaatcgCAGTGATGAAGAAACGATGAAAAAAAACAGTGTGGTGAACCTTGATAAACTTTTAGATGACTTCTCAGAGATAGAAAAG aaaatatcagaaattaaTGAAGCAAACAACCTACTGATTCATCAGCTGGAAAAATGTAACAGGTTGCTAACATTAAGCCAATCAAAGGAGGAATCAATAAAAGAAG aatGCACTACTTTACAGAATGTGATAAGTGGTCTAACACAAACCATTGAAAGCCAGTGTAATGTCAAAG ATGAAAATGATAGACTGAAGGATACCATTCACACCTTGGAAGATAAATTAAAGGCTTCTGAAGAG GAATATAAAGATCAGATAGAGAAActcatgaaagaaattaaaaacaaagaggaCGACCATAAATTAGAAATAACACAGTTGAATTGcgatataaggaaaaaat TTGAAGTAAAAGAAATGGAGTatagagaagagagagagaaaaaagaactggaaataCTAGAGCTAACGAGACAgctgaaaattcaaaatgaagagaagcaaaatgaaataattaaactgCAGATAGAG TTCAATGCTAAATTAGCAAGAGCTCAGGATAAAACCACCAAGTCATTTTCAGATGCTTCTGTCTTGCCACAAAGTATCTATCGAAGG AAgctgcagcatctccaggaggagaaaaacaaggaaattgAATTTCTCCGAAACACCATAAAAGACTTAGAACAACGTCTTCATAAAGGCCAAGACTTGCACTTAAAACGGAAGCGATTTTGA
- the SELENOP gene encoding selenoprotein P, whose amino-acid sequence MWAGLGLVLALCLLPGGGTEVQNCQEPPEWRIGEENPMLNSRGTVTVVALLQASULLCRLQASRLEDLRVKLENEGLVNISYVVVNHQGAQSQRELHLLKGSVSDYITVYQQEEQQDDVWTTLNGNKDDFLIYDRCGRLVYHLGLPYSFLRFQYVEEAIKIAYCGNKCGNCSYTEPDIDDVCENITRKADKLEEREPKPTGQHPHHHNLHRHGHHHRHHHRHGSHRPKNENGQTSSETERHHPHSGWHHRVFGHHRHDHLGSHDQVDTAPPGESVKITQEKKLUKKGKNRCKNQLTUNWQTASDLTSSSUCCHCRHLLFEELGNSVTUQCHGALPNSCRUHSELAAEDITESUQURLLSAAUQSPAAGESETSDTUQUQEKATNUAUKTN is encoded by the exons atgtgggcagggctggggctagttctggctctctgcctcctcccaggaGGAGGGACTGAAGTCCAGAACTGCCAGGAGCCCCCGGAATGGCGTATTGGGGAGGAGAACCCAATGCTGAACTCCAGAGGCACAGTGACAGTGGTGGCTCTCCTCCAGGCTAGCTGATTATTGTGCCGGCTGCAGGCTTCCAG ATTGGAGGACCTGCGAGTAAAGTTAGAGAATGAAGGACTGGTCAACATCTCGTATGTGGTTGTCAACCATCAGGGAGCTCAGTCCCAGAGGGAATTGCACCTACTGAAAGGAAGTGTTTCAGACTATATTACTGTCTACCAGCAAGAAGAACAACAGGATGATGTCTGGACTACCTTAAATGGAAACAAGGATGACTTTCTCATCTATGACAG ATGTGGCCGTCTGGTGTATCATCTGGGACTGCCCTATTCCTTCCTGCGTTTCCAATATGTAGAAGAAGCTATTAAGATTGCATACTGTGGAAACAAGTGTGGAAACTGCTCTTACACG GAACCTGATATTGATGATGTATGTGAAAACATCACCAGAAAAGCAGATAAGCTGGAAGAGAGAGAACCCAAACCAACTGGTCAACACCCACATCACCACAACCTGCACAGACATGGGCACCACCACCGCCACCACCACCGCCACGGCAGTCATCGTCCCAAAAATGAGAATGGCCAGACTTCCTCTGAAACTGAGAGACATCATCCTCACAGCGGCTGGCATCACAGAGTGTTTGGCCATCACAGACATGATCACTTAGGTAGTCATGATCAGGTAGACACTGCTCCTCCAGGAGAAAGTGTGAAAATTACACAAGAgaaaaagctatgaaaaaaagggaaaaacaggtgTAAGAACCAGTTGACTTGAAATTGGCAGACAGCATCAGACTTGACTTCTAGTAGCTGATGCTGTCATTGTCGACACCTTCTGTTTGAAGAGTTAGGAAATTCTGTCACTTGACAGTGTCACGGAGCACTTCCAAATTCTTGCAGGTGACATAGCGAGCTGGCAGCAGAGGACATCACTGAGTCCTGACAGTGACGTTTGCTCTCTGCTGCCTGACAGTcgccagcagcaggagaaagtgAAACCAGTGACACCTgacagtgacaggaaaaggcGACAAACTGAGCCTGAAAAACAAACTAA